One Aegilops tauschii subsp. strangulata cultivar AL8/78 chromosome 7, Aet v6.0, whole genome shotgun sequence genomic window carries:
- the LOC120967846 gene encoding glutamate dehydrogenase 1, mitochondrial-like, with protein sequence MVFGNIGSWAAQLITEAGGKVVSIKDVTGAIKNSNGIDIAKLMKHSAENRGIKGFDGGDAVDPTLLLTEECDVLIPAALGGVINKDNADAIKAKYIIEAVNHPTDPEATRFGQRRAC encoded by the exons ATG GTATTTGGCAATATTGGTTCTTGGGCTGCCCAATTGATCACTGAAGCTGGTGGCAAGGTGGTCTCCATCAAAGATGTCACAGGGGCTATCAAGAACTCCAATGGCATTGACATAGCCAAGCTGATGAAGCACTCGGCAGAGAACCGCGGGATCAAGGGCTTTGACGGAGGCGACGCCGTCGACCCGACCTTGCTGCTCACGGAAGAGTGCGACGTGCTCATCCCGGCAGCTCTGGGAGGAGTCATAAACAA GGACAATGCTGATGCCATCAAAGCAAAGTACATCATCGAGGCTGTTAACCACCCAACAGACCCCGAGGCCACGAG ATTCGGGCAAAGAAGGGCGTGCTGA
- the LOC109742157 gene encoding protein FAR1-RELATED SEQUENCE 5: MADASAECLDEYVNIVSRMFHSEDEGFEFYNKYALEKGFSVRKGYVEWDEANKKILLRKLVCSREGCREEKHMKRKREDRKRKPRNITRVGCKAKFVIARVAKTGRWFVKDFIDEHNHPLAPRDLACFLRSHRRISDEQKADIIEMESVGIRKHKIMDVLCMQYGGYDHVGCMTRDIYNFCHRYKQETVAAGDAQTVICHMMARQERDPDYFFKYLVDKDGHLKGLFWSDTQSRLDYEAFGDVVVFDSTYRTNKYNLPFVPFVGLNHHRSTVIFGCGIISHETNEAYEWMLRTFSEAMSQKHPISVITDGDLAMQRAIRVVWPDSYHRLCVRHIQQNIVRHLHDDEVREEFRSFIYDSSSIEEHERKWIEFLRRNEVTSEESWLHQMYQMRKLWCAPYLVGRCFLGLSSNQRSESLNSVLHTHLEGKMTLFDMLEHYERCLSGRRLNEAILDIVALQSVPFTDADASSLEKHAARVFTPCMFQLVRWSISVVSKCVISEILDAWELTTYVVAKIDKREKKFEVRCEMKEGSLYRISCSCRKLECLGTPCSHIFYILGIRQVELLPRCCVPMRWTMSAKSAFPPTRKSEMYDYSASLMRYRELWNLSHAACFRACQSSEEYQHLKMVLSEQDGSKESSRGEEECIRFGPVLPQTTEIDCGDLEKVLDPVHVQGRGAPKKRLQAKMKKQRSKRKCGYCGVEGHNRRKCNKLKEEMMAANC; the protein is encoded by the exons ATGGCCGATGCAAGTGCAGAGTGTTTGGATGAGTACGTAAACATTGTCAGCAGGATGTTTCATAGCGAGGATGAAGGTTTTGAGTTCTATAACAAGTATGCTCTTGAGAAAGGCTTTAGTGTGAGAAAAGGCTATGTTGAGTGGGATGAAGCGAACAAGAAGATACTTCTGAGGAAACTTGTCTGTAGTCGTGAAGGTTGCCGTGAAGAGAAGCACAtgaagaggaagagagaagatagGAAGAGGAAGCCACGGAATATCACTCGTGTGGGGTGTAAAGCGAAATTTGTCATTGCAAGAGTCGCGAAAACAGGGCGGTGGTTTGTGAAGGATTTCATCGATGAACACAACCATCCTCTGGCCCCACGAGACCTTGCTTGCTTTTTGCGTTCCCACAGAAGAATCAGCGACGAGCAGAAAGCGGACATTATAGAGATGGAAAGTGTTGGAATCCGGAAACACAAAATCATGGATGTGTTGTGCATGCAGTACGGTGGATATGACCATGTTGGATGCATGACGAGGGACATCTATAACTTCTGTCATCGCTACAAGCAGGAAACAGTCGCTGCCGGTGATGCTCAGACGGTGATCTGTCACATGATGGCGCGGCAAGAGAGAGACCCAGATTATTTCTTCAAATACTTGGTTGATAAAGATGGGCATCTGAAGGGATTGTTCTGGTCCGATACTCAATCCCGCCTTGACTACGAGGCTTTCGGTGATGTTGTGGTTTTTGATAGCACATACAGGACCAATAAGTACAATCTGCCGTTTGTGCCGTTTGTCGGGTTGAATCACCACCGCAGCACAGTTATCTTTGGATGCGGGATCATTTCTCATGAAACTAACGAGGCGTACGAGTGGATGTTGCGGACATTTTCTGAAGCCATGTCGCAGAAGCATCCGATATCTGTAATCACTGACGGGGACCTTGCAATGCAGAGAGCGATCAGGGTGGTGTGGCCTGACTCATACCATAGGCTGTGTGTAAGGCACATTCAGCAGAACATCGTACGCCATCTGCATGATGATGAGGTTAGGGAAGAATTCAGATCTTTCATATATGACTCGTCTTCTATTGAAGAGCATGAGAGAAAATGGATAGAGTTCTTACGAAGGAATGAAGTGACAAGTGAGGAGTCGTGGCTGCATCAGATGTATCAGATGAGGAAGCTGTGGTGTGCTCCATACCTGGTGGGGCGCTGTTTCTTAGGATTGAGCAGCAATCAGCGGAGTGAGAGCCTAAACTCCGTGCTACATACACATCTTGAGGGTAAGATGACATTGTTTGATATGCTAGAGCACTATGAGCGTTGCCTTTCCGGACGACGCTTGAACGAGGCGATCCTAGACATCGTGGCCTTGCAGTCCGTTCCATTTACAGACGCTGATGCTTCAAGTCTCGAGAAACATGCTGCCCGGGTTTTCACGCCTTGTATGTTTCAGTTGGTCAGATGGAGCATAAGTGTTGTTAGCAAATGTGTTATCAGCGAGATACTAGATGCATGGGAGTTGACTACATATGTTGTGGCTAAGATCGATAAAAGAGAGAAGAAGTTTGAAGTGCGCTGTGAGATGAAGGAAGGTTCTTTGTACAGGATCAGTTGTTCTTGTCGTAAGCTGGAATGCTTGGGAACACCTTGCTCTCACATATTCTACATCTTGGGAATACGTCAAGTGGAACTGCTGCCTAGGTGTTGTGTTCCCATGAGGTGGACGATGAGTGCGAAGTCTGCATTCCCTCCGACCAGAAAGAGCGAGATGTATGACTATTCGGCAAGCCTTATGAGGTACCGTGAGTTGTGGAATTTGAGTCACGCGGCATGTTTCCGGGCATGTCAATCTAGTGAGGAGTATCAGCATCTGAAGATGGTTCTGAGTGAACAAGATGGCAGCAAGGAATCAAGCCGTGgtgaggaagaatgcattagattTGGTCCGGTGCTGCCACAGACCACGGAAATTGATTGTGGAGATTTGGAAAAGGTTCTGGACCCAGTGCATGTGCAAGGCCGAGGTGCACCGAAGAAAAGGCTGCAGGCAAAGATGAAGAAGCAAAGATCAAAGAGGAAATGTGGCTACTGTGGGGTGGAAGGTCATAATCGGCGTAAATGCAATAAATTGAAAGAG GAAATGATGGCAGCAAACTGTTAG